The Candidatus Epulonipiscium sp. DNA segment GAAGAGGTTATCCCGATGCACTAAAAGATAAGGAAATCAGCCTATTATCTAAAATTCTCGCGGTTGCAGATGCCTTTGATGCCATGACAACGGGTAGATCCTATAGAATGATACCCTTTACAAAAAAGATGGCCCTAGAACAATTAATAGAGAATAAGAATTTACAATTTGATCCTGAAATTGTGGATATATTTGTTACATTAATGGAAAGAGAATACATACAGGATTTGTCCCAAAACATAATATAATTAATAGCATAACAAAAACCCCCAAACCGGGGGCTTTTATTATGCTATTAAAAAGGTTTTTAATGGGTCGGGGATTTCTTTGACTTTGCAGCTTATTCCTATAACAAAGTGTACATTATATTTTTTTGATATTCTTTTTAATTCATCCAAAAACGGGTGGATTTCTTCTAAAGAGAGGTTGGTGAGTTTTAGAAGCCCATCGATATATATATTCTCGATATCATGGTCTTGAGATATAATTCCACATATGAATCCAAAGAACTGTTTGTAATCACTAATTGGAAAATCATTTACCTCAATAAAACGAATCTTATGGTGCAAATTAAACATATGACCGCGATCATGATCAAGATATACTACATTACCTTTAGAAGTTTTGATAGATTGGTTGGCCATGTTGATTAAAAGCTTGCTTTTACCTTCACCTTGTTCTCCCGCAATGATTTGTATCATAGGAAACTCCCCCTTTAATATAATTGTACAACTTTCCATATATTAATTATATTCTTCATGTAATTAAAAAAACCTTTTTTAAAAAAAGATTTAAAAAAAAGGTCATATATTAAAGGAAAATAAAATCTTATTAACTTCCACCCTTGGTTTTTTCAATAGTGTAATATATATACATGGTATCTGTTAATACAATTGCTTTAATCTCTAACTTGTATTCCCCATCCTCGTATTTTAAAATACGACGGTTCAATGCATTGTAGATTAAATTTATGTCTATTTTGTTTAATTCTTTTCCTAATTGATTACTTAATAAAATTTTGATATATTGATTTATCTCATTTTTAGGAAATAAATGAACATCATTATTTTGAATAATAGGGTATATCTCATTTAATATGGGAGTTTCCTTTTCTTTGGGTATAGTCTTAAGTTTTTCTAATTTAGTTAAACTATCTTCAAGTTTTGCAGACAAATATTCATTTTCTTTTATTATTTCATCAAGTTTGTGCATATATAAAGTATTATAAGAAGTTGTTCCCATGACAAAACCAAATATAAAAATCCACAGGGCTGAAAATCGGATAGTCCTCATGATTTATACACCCCTAAGGAATGAAGAATTACATATCCTATATGGGCCCCTGCAAATGCGCTTATAATATAAAGCATTTGCTTTACTACTGCTTTAAACTCCCCTTTTAAAATTCCTAAATCCAAAACCTCAAAGGAAGAAAAGGTCCCACCTAGGGCCACAATAATTGCCCAGAGTTTTAGCTGTTCTGAAAAAACAAGCATCATTTTAATTGGCTTTTCATTACATAAAACCGCGGCGGCTGAACCGAATAAGGCTCCTCCAAGTATTACCCCTAGGGCAATAAAAAAACTATAAATCATCGTGCACAAGAGTTTATTCATATCGTCACCTCAATTAAAATTATTATGGTGTTGGATAAAACCAACAAAAATATAGGGTTTTTTATTAATCTTATTAAATTTTATGAGGATATGAAAAAAAATAAAACGAAGAATTATAAATTGTAGATTTGTTGTTCCTTAAGTACACGTTTGTTAAATGGTGGAGATAGGATAATATAAGAATTTATAAAGGAAGGTGAATTAATTGAGAGTCTTACGTAAGGGTATGAGTGGTTCTGATGTTTATGAATTACAGAGTATTTTAAAGGTAATAGGATATAATCCAGGGGATATTGATGGAGTATTTGGACAAAAAACAGAAAATGCAGTAAGAGATTTTCAAAGGAATAATGGTTTAATGCCAGACGGGGTAGTTGGGTCACAGACATATCAAAAATTAGAGCCTTTTCTAGTTGGTTATGACGAATATACAATTCAAAGGGGAGATACGCTTTATAAGATTGCTAATAGGTATTATACAACGGTATCTAGCATTACCATAGCGAATCCGGATATCAATCCTTTCTTCTTAAATATAGGGGAGCAAATTACCGTTCCATATGGAATAGATGTAGTTCAAACGGATATACCTTACACCTATTCTGTAATGGAAAGAGATATTCATGGTTTAGAAATGAGATATCCGTTTTTAACAGTAGATACCATAGGAAAAAGTGTAGAAGGTAGAAACTTATACATGATTAAGTTAGGGGATGGACCAAGAGAAGTGTTTTTTAATGGTTCCCATCATGCTAATGAATGGATTACAACACCGCTTCTAATGAAGTGGATTGAACAATTTTCTAAAGCCTTTGCAAGGGGAGGAATTATAAGGGGTTATCCCACAAGGACCATATGGGAACAAGCGACCATCTATATAGTTCCCATGGTCAACCCTGATGGGGTAGAATTAGTTATTAATGGGATATCTCCTAGGAATCCGAGATACAATCAAGTTGTAGGATGGAATAGAGGGGATATTGATTTTAGCAGATGGAAGGCAAATATAAGGGGGGTCGATTTAAACCGTAACTATAATGCTTCTTGGGAAGAATACAAGGAAGTTGAAGCTAGCCTTGGAATTAACGGGCCTGGTCCATATTTATATGCAGGACCCAATCCTGAATCGGAGCCGGAATCAAAGGCTGTAGCTGATTTCACTAGAAGTCATAATTTTCGTCTTGTTTTATCGTATCATACCCAGGGTGAAGTGATTTTCTGGAATTATAGAAATTTACAACCGCCAGAGGCTTTAAGAATTGGAGAGCTTTTTGCATCAGTTAGTGGATACACTTTGGCAGAACCGGCAGGGGCAGCGCTATATGCAGGATATAAGGATTGGTTCATAAAAGAATATAGAAGACCAGGATATACGATAGAAGTAGGACTAGGAATAAATCCACTGCCTATTTCACAATCTGGTAGAATATATGAAGACAATGAGGAATTGCTTCTTTTAGCCCCTTTAGTATAGAATTATAGGAGAAAGTTTTACTTGACATGATATGATTTTGTATGTTATCGTATAAAAAATTCATTAGGCTCTCCTTTTGGAGAGCCTTCTTATACTTAGAACAAAAGGAGGAATCAAAATGGGAAACTGGCAGCTAGAAACCAAAGCAGTACAAGGAGGTTATACTCCTAAAAATTCCGAACCTAGAATATTACCTATATACCAAAGTACTACATATAAATACGATAGTGCAGAGCATGTGGCAAAATTATTCGATTTAGAGGCAGATGGACATATGTATACTAGAATAAGTAACCCCACATTGGCTGCATTTGAAGAAAAAATGACGATTTTAGAAGGAGGAGTAGGTGCTTTATCTACTTCATCCGGACAAGCGGCTACGACTTTAGCTATCCTTAATATATGCAGGTCAGGGGAGCATATAATAGCTGCAAGCACCCTTTATGGCGGAACTTTTAGCCTAATGTCTACGACATTAAAAAAGGTTGGTGTAGAAGTAACTTTTGTTGACCCGGAAAGCAAGTCAGATGAAATAAAGAAACATTTTAAATCCAATACCAAGGCTATATTTGGCGAAACCATAGGGAATCCCGGTCTTAATATCTTAGACTTTGATAAGTTTTCCTCTATAGCCAAAGAGATGGGCGTTCCTTTGATAATAGATAATACCTTTGCTACTCCATATCTTTTTAGACCCTTAGAGCATGGGGCTAATATAGTAATTCATTCTGCCACGAAATACATCGATGGTCATGCAACTAGTGTAGGTGGAATTATTATAGATGGGGGAAATTTTGATTGGGCTAATGGTAAGTATCCAGACTTGGTAGAACCTGACCCAAGTTATCACGGTATAAAGTATGTCGAGCAGTTTGGAAAACAGGCATATATTGTAAAAGCCAGAGTACAACTTCTAAGAGATTTAGGTTCAACATTAAGCCCTTTTAACGGATTCATGATGAATTTAGGCCTTGAAACCCTTCACATCAGGATGGATAGGCATAGTGAAAACGCTATAAAATTAGCTAAGTTTTTAGAAAATCATCCTAAGGTTGCTTGGGTGAGCTATCCTGGACTTCCTAGTCATAAGTCCTACTCTTTAGCCCAAAAATACCTCGCTAAGGGTTGTAGTGGAGTGTTGACCTTTGGAGTTAAGGGTGGGAAGGAAGCAGGAATCAAATTTATTAATAATGTTAAATTAGCTGCATTGGTTGTTCATGTAGCTGATGTAAGAACTTGCGTATTACACCCTGCTAGCACTACCCATAGACAATTAACTAGGGAGCAGCAGATATTCTCGGGAGTAACAGAAGATTTAATAAGGGTATCTGTGGGTATCGAAAATATAGATGATATTATTGATGATTTTGATCAGGCCCTTAATAAATAAAGCCCCTTATGGGGCTTTATTTGCTACTGCTAAATGACCTTCCTTGCAACAGATGTTTTGGATGATATAATATAATGAATAATATATAAATATTCAAACTTTGTTCATGATTTCTTCATATTTATATATTAGAATATAGTATGAGAGAATTTATCCTGATGAACAAGGAAGTGAGTGAATATGGAGTGTCCTGTATGTCATAACAAACATTTAGGGACCGTGGGAAGGATTAGATATTACTGCCCTAAATGTAATATAGAAATTGTGATTAGGGATAATATATTAGAAGTATATGAAATAAAAGAGGATGGGGAATTGGTACTTGTTAAACAACAGGCATCATAGTTTAGGAGATGATAATAATATGGAAATGATGACTAATCTTTTATGGATTATCACGTTATGGCTGGTGATTTCTAGAACCTTGCGAGCGGTTAGAATTATTCAATACCAAAGGAAACTCCAAGAAGAGGCACTTGCAGATAAACAGTTGAATAAAAGGCCATTAGATGAGAGCGAAAAAGATGGTATTCAAATAGAGATGGTAGAAGATTTAATTTGCGGGAAATTTGTCGAAAGAAACCAGGCATACCAGCTTTCAAAAGAAAACAAAACTCATTTTTTTTGCAGTTGGAATTGTAGAGAAAAATATATTAAAGAACATTTAGAGCAGCCCGAATAAACAGGGCTGTTTTTTGTTAATAATAATTAAAAAAGGAGGATATAAATGAAGAAAATTGCCATTGTTACAGGGGCTTCCTCTGGCTTAGGAGTGGATTTTGTAAGGCAGATAGATAGAAAATATAACTTAGATGAAATTTGGATGATAGCCCGAAGAAAAAAAAGAATGATAAAAATTGCAAAGGAGCTTAGGAAGGCCAAAGGGGTGATTATAGAGGCTGATTTAAGCAATATGGAAGAAATAAATGAGCTATCTAAAAGATTACAAAAAGAAAAGGTAAGAGTTTTTCTCCTTGTAAATAGTGCAGGACTTGGGAAGATCGGTACTTTTGCCGAACTATCTTTAGAAGAACAACTTGATATGATTGATTTGAACATAAAGGCATTAACAGCAACAACCTATAAGGTTATTCCTTACTTAGCAAGGGGGGCTAAAATTATTCAAGTTGCATCATCGGCAGGATTTTTACCCCAGCCTGGTTTTAATATTTATGCCGCTACTAAAGCCTTTGTATTGCACTTTAGTAAAGCATTAAATATCGAACTAGGGAGTAAGGGTATCCATGTTTTGGCTGTATGTCCTGGGCCTGTTAAAACGGAATTTTTTAATATTGCCTCGGCTAATAAAAAACCCTTAGGTTGGAAGACAAAGTTTATGGCTAAATCAAAGAAAGTAGTATCTAAGGCCCTAAAAGATGCAAATAAAAATAAAATGGTTTCCGTCTACGGATGTTCCATGAAAGCCTTTAAGGTAATTTCTAAGATAATTCCCCATTCATTAATTCTTAAATTGTTTAAATGGGACTAGGACTTTAGATTTTATAATCTATACAATTATATTTTTGTCTTAGGATTAACTTATGAGTATATTTTTTATATTGGAGAATACTTAAATATGAGAACTAACTATTGTTGAAAACGATGGAATATATTAAAATATAGTTAATATATTCTAACAAAAGATGGAAAGGAAGAATGAGTATGGAAGTAAATTCTATAATCCATGGTTTTAAATTAATCGAAGAAAAAGAGATAAAAGAAATAAACTCTATTGCCCGTATTTTACTCCATGAGAAAAGTGGTGCTAGGCTTTTAAGCCTACAAAATGATGACGAAAACAAAGTTTTTTCAATTACCTTTAGAACCCCCCCAACTGATAGTACGGGGCTGCCACATATTCTAGAACACTGTGTACTTTGTGGCTCAAGAAAATTTCCAACTAAAGACCCCTTTGTGGAATTGGCTAAAGGCTCCTTAAATACATATCTTAATGCCATGACCTTTTCTGATAAGACTATGTATCCTATTGCTAGCACTAATGAAAAAGACTTTATCAATTTAATGGATGTATATCTTGATGCAGTATTTTATCCTAATATATATAAGCATCCAGAAATATTAATGCAAGAGGGGTGGCATTATGATTTAGAAAACGAAGAGGATGAATTGACTTATAAGGGAGTAGTCTATAATGAAATGAAAGGGGCTTTTTCATCTCCTGAATCCATTTTATTTAGAAAAATTCAAGAGACCCTTCTACCTAACACTCCTTATGGAGTAGAGTCAGGGGGAGATCCTGAATATATTCCGGATTTAACCTATGAAGATTTTATAGCCTTCCATAAGAAATATTACCATCCTTCTAATAGCTACATACATCTTTATGGCAATGGGGATTTAAAAGAGCAGCTTAAGTTTATAGACAGTAAATACTTAAGTGCTTTCGATAGGCAGAATATAGACTCTTCGATACCTTTAGAAAGTTCTTTTGAAAAAATAGAGGAAATAGATATTTACTATCCTATATCCAAAGAGGAAAAGGAGCAGGGTAAAACATATCTAAGCCTAAACTATGTTATCGATAAATCTACGAATCCTGAGACCTATTTGGCTTTCCAGATTTTAGAGTATCTACTGCTAGAAACCCCAGCGGCTCCACTTAAGAAGGCATTATTAGATGCACAAATTGGAAAGGATGTCTTTGGTAGCTTTGATACCAGTATATTGCAGTCCACCTTTAGCATTATAGTTAAAAATGGAGATAGAGATAAGAAAGAATTGTTTCAGAAGGTGGTTTATGATACCTTAAAACAACTGGCAAAGGAGGGAATCGATAAAAAATTAATAGAAGCAGCTGTTAACTCAAAAGAATTCAGTTTGAGGGAGGCAGACTCTAGGGGGTATCCTAAGGGAATAATATATGCAATAAAAAGTTTAAGTACTTGGCTTTACGATAAACACCCCTTGGCAAATCTAGAATATGAGTCTATTCTAGAAAAGATAAAAGAAAGTTTTAATTCCCCTTATTTCGAGGATCTAATAGAAAAATATATACTCAATAATACCCATGGAACCATGCTTATACTAAATCCTAAGAAAGATTTGTCAGAGGAAAAGGCATACAAAGTTAAACAAAAATTATCCGATTACAAGTCTAAACTATCGAAAGATGAAATAAAAGAATTAGTTAGCCAGACAAAAAAATTAAGGGAAAGACAGATTAGCCCTGATAACCCTGAAGATATAGAAAAAATTCCTATGCTTTCCCTAGAAGACATAAATAAGGAATCAGAAAAATTACCTCAGGTGGAAAGAGATGAAGAAGGGATAAGGGTATTATTTCACCCCTTATTCACCAATAAGATTACGTATCTAAACCTTTATTTTGATTTGAAAACTATTGAACAGGATTTAATTCCCTATGCGGGAATGCTTGTTGGCATACTAGGCAAAATAAGCACAGAAAAATATAATTATGCAGATTTATCTAATGAAATAAATATCCATACGGGAGGGATAAGTTTATATGCCGATACTTTTGGCATCAACGGAAGTCCAACAGATTATGAAAGCAAATTTATTCTTAAGACAAAATCTTTAACTAAGAAACTTCCGCAATTGCTTGAACTGATTACACAAATTATTACTTCTACAACTTTTGACGACGAAAAAAGGATTCTAGAAATTATTAGAGAAATGAAATCCCGTATGGAGATGACTCTTTATAATCAGGGACACATGGTTGCCTATAATCGTCTTGCAGCATATTATTCAGAAAAAGGTGCATATGCAGAGTTGCTTAAAGGTTTTTCTTTTTATCAATTTGTGGTAGATATTGAAGAACAGTTTGAAGCTAAAAAAGATGAGGTCATAACCAATTTAAAAAGAGCGGCAGATCAAATTTTTAATTTGAATAATTTAATGGTAGGACTTACATCTTATGAAGAAGAATATGATGAGTTTAAGAAGAATTTCCCTATATTAACCGGCAGGTTAAACAAAAAAGAAGTTGAAAAGCAAAACTACTCCTTTAAATTAAGCTCTAAAAATGAAGGATTGATGACCCAAAGCGATGTTCAATATGTAGCTAAGGGATACAATTTCCTAGAATTAGGTTATTCTTATTCTGGAAGTCTTCAAGTATTAAAAACCATAATAGGATTAGATTATCTTTGGAATAAGGTGCGGGTTCAAGGGGGAGCATACGGGGCATTTATTAATTTCTCACGGACTGGTAATATGTTTTTTGCCTCTTACAGGGATCCAAATTTGAAAAAAACTTTAGATGCATATGATGCAACGGCAAAATATATGGATAGATTTGATGGTACTAAAAGGGATATGACAAAGTACATCATCGGTACTATAAGTAAACTCGACTATCCCTTAAGCCCATCCATGAAAGGTGAAAAGGCAGTATCATGCTATATCAGCAAAATAACCTGGGAAGATGTCCAAAAGGAAAGAAATGAAATACTAAATACCAAAAAAGAGGACATAAAATCTTATAAAGAAATGATGGAAAAATTAGCAGAACAAGATTATATATGCGTAATGGGAAGCAGAGATGTAATACAAGAAAACCAGGATTTATTTGAAGAAGTAATAGAGGTATTTAAGTAATTTGGGTAAGAAAAGGATGGATTTCACATAAGCATCCTTTTCTTTTTGTAATTATTTTGATACACTAAAGTATGATAATCATGGAGTTTGTATTATATGGGTCGGAGGTAAGCGGATGATATACAAAAACAAGGTTGTTATAGTTACCGGAGGTGGGCAAGGCATAGGTGCATGCATAGCTAGGACCTATGCAGCAGAGGGGGCATATGTAATCATTGCCGAATGGGATAAAGAAGCAGGACAAGAGAATGAAAAGTTCATCATGAATGAGGGACACCAGTGTGTATTTATTCAGACAGATGTGAGCAATGAAGAGGAAATAAAGAACTTAATGGAGTCTGTTGCAAATAGATTTGGATTCATTGATATTTTGATAAACAATGCATCCATCCAATCACAGGGTACTATCTTTTCGAGGAGTATCGAGGAATGGAATAAGGTTTTGGCGGTAAATTTGACAGGACCTTATATGCTATCAAAGTATGGAGCAGAAATCATGAATAAAGAAGGGGGAAATATAATTAATATTGCCTCAACTAGGGCCTTGATGTCTGAACCTAATACTGAACCTTATTCTGCATCTAAGGGGGGGTGCTGGCCCTAACTCATTCCTTAGCAGCTAGCCTAGGCCCTAAAATTAGGGTTAATGCCATAAGCCCTGGCTGGATTGATGTATCTCAATGGAAGAAGAAAAAGGAAAGGAAATTTATCCATATATCGTATGTGGACCACGAACAGCATTTAGTTGGTCGAATAGGGAAACCCGAGGATATTGCCAAGACCTGCTTATTTCTAACTTCTGAAGATGCATCTTTTATAACAGGTTCTAATATTATTATTGACGGTGGAATGACAGTAAAAATGATATATGAAGAATAGAGAAATGATTTGAGGTAGATAGGATGGCAAGGGTTATACAGGAAGCTAATTATATAAGAAAAAGAAAAAAGAAATATTTAATAGGTTCTTTGATAAGCACAGGGATAATGATATTTATTTTTATTATAGGAATAATCATTACTAAGACTAGAAACAATGTATTTACTGTACTGGCTGCTTTACTTACATTGGTTGTAGCTCAGTATGGTGTACAAATAATTTCTATTATTAAATATAAAGATGGGGATAGTAAAGTTGCAAAAACTCTTTCAGAACTTCCGAATAACTATGTTGTTTGGAATAGTGCCCTTTTAGGAGACAATATAGGTATGACCTTTTTAGAACATATTATTATTACGGATAAAGAGATAGTTTGTATTTTAGATTCTATGGATAAGAATTATCAGGCAAATGTAAAAAGCATGGAGCGTATAGCACAAAACAAAGGAATAACGCAATCTATTGTTTTTATTCAAAAGGGTGGAAAAGGTTTTAATGAGTTCTTGGAGAAATCACAAAGCCATGAAATTAATGATTTAAAAAAACAGGAGGAGTTCATTGAATTACTAAAAAGTGCATCTATATGAAAAAGGTCAAAACAAGATTATATATAAATTGTAAAGTAATGGGTTGATGAAATACAAAAGGGTGTTATAATATTAATAGAAAATTACTAAAATCTAAGGGGGAATAGTGGTGCTTAAAAAAAGTATTGCATTATTTTTTACAATGATTATGATGATATCTTTTACAGTAGGCTGTAGTAGCGTGGAATGGGGGGTTTATAATTTATCAAAGGAAATGGGTAGTTTGGAAAAGTACCAAGTTACCGGTGAAATAGGGGTTACATTGGATAATTTTGATTCACAAGATACATATTTTAATACTGAGTTTGTATCTCCAATACAGGAAGTGCTTAATCAATACAGTCTAGTTTTTGATTCAAAGATAGACACCAAGGCATCAAAAATGATGATTACTTATTATATTAAAGATAAAAACAATGGAAGCAAAGAAGTAGTGACAAGCTTGCTAAGCGATGGGAATGTTATTTATATCAAAGCAAATGATTTATTTGAATTCATTAAGAATAAATTGGGTGAGGATTTAACCCAGATTTATGGTGATGTGCAGTACATAAGTATAAATAAAGAAGAAATGAAAGAACTTCTTATGGAGACCTATAATGAAGAACTAGCAGATTTGATTTATGATGTATGCTTTAACTTAGGAAGTTATACAGAACAAAATAGAGCATGGCAAAATGTCTTTGAGGGAGCTATGAAAGAAGTATATGATAAATATGATATGGGGATTATAAAAAAAGGAAAAGATAAATATACCATATCCCTTACTCCAGAAATTATCATAAAAACTTTTACATCCTTAGCTAATTATTCAATAGATAATATTGACAATTTAGGCTCATATATGAAAAAGTCTATAGGCAGCCTCGATGATTCACAAAAGCAGCTATTAAAAATATACGATATTGATTTAAGTAATTTTGAAAATGATATAGATAAAGTGGTTAAAGAGGTTAGAGAAAACAAAGAATTTTTTAAGGGTGCAATGGACGAAATCATCGTAAGTGTTGATAACAATGAGATAATTGATTCCATAAAAGGCACTAAAATGGATTACTCCTTAGAAAAAACAAAGGAAGGTATCTATAAGATTAATTATAATGCTATATTAAACATAAACGATGAACTAAGTAAGAAAAATATCCTAAAAACAACAATAACCATGGATCAAACCATCAAACCTATAAACGATATAATCATTAATATTTCTAAAGAAAATGTCATCGCAATACGAGAATTTTATGAGGCGGCACAGTCCATTGAACAATATATAGATGAAACCAATATCTTAAGCATTGATCTAGATAACGGATATTATGTAGTAGGTTTTGACGAAGGAGTAGTTAATGTGAAAGTTATAGAGGGTTCATCATATCTTCCTCTAAAAGAAGTAGGGGGCTTGTTAAACGAAAACATTAGCTGGGATAATGATAAGAAACAACCCTTTGTAGCGATGAATGGTACTAATGTTTATTTTAATTCCTTAATAATTAATGGAACCTCTTATATACCTTTAAGAGAACTGGAGAGACTTGGATATACAGTCGATTGGGAAGCCAAGTCTAATATCGTAACCATAAAATAATAATTTATAACAAAATCGCCTTAAAGGGCGATTTTGTTATAAAAAATAAAGGAGAAGTTATGAAGGAAGTAGATATTACAAAGCAGGATGCAAATCAAAGACTGGATAAGTTTTTAATGAAATATATGAATCAAAGTACAAAAGGATTTATATATAAAATGTTTAGAAAGAAAAGAATAAAATACAATGGCAAGAAAGCAGAAGGAAATGAAAGACTTGAAGTTGGAGATAGTATACAGCTTTATTTATCAGAGGAGACAATAAACAACTTTCAAGAAATTAAAGAAATCAAGCACACTAAACAAACATTTTCTGTTCTTTATGAGGACGGAAATATACTCATATGCAATAAGCCCCTAGGTCTTTTAGTACATCCTAATAAGAGCAAAGATACCAATACCTTAATAGATGAAATACTTTCGTATTTGGTTAGAAAAGGGGAATACAATCCTAATACTGCTAAGGGATTTACTCCTGCAATTTGCAATCGATTAGATAGAAACACCGGTGGAATTGTTATTGTTGGCAAAACTTTGGGAGCACTTCAAGCCATAAACCAAATGATTAAAGAAAGTAAAATAAAGAAGTATTATTTAACCATAGTAAAAGGAAACATAAAGAGCAAGGGAATTTTAAAAGGATATCATAAGAAAAATAATGCTACTAATGAAGTAGAAATAATAGAT contains these protein-coding regions:
- a CDS encoding RluA family pseudouridine synthase; the encoded protein is MKEVDITKQDANQRLDKFLMKYMNQSTKGFIYKMFRKKRIKYNGKKAEGNERLEVGDSIQLYLSEETINNFQEIKEIKHTKQTFSVLYEDGNILICNKPLGLLVHPNKSKDTNTLIDEILSYLVRKGEYNPNTAKGFTPAICNRLDRNTGGIVIVGKTLGALQAINQMIKESKIKKYYLTIVKGNIKSKGILKGYHKKNNATNEVEIIDKYEKGSKYVETHYIPIKNNLKFSLIEVEIITGRSHQIRAHLSKINHPIIGDNKYGDIKMNLYFRNKYNLKYQFLHAYKIKFEDSIEPLKYLKGYSFKAELPQIYKDICNDEGLSIKQDNF